A window of Streptomyces broussonetiae genomic DNA:
GCGACCCCGCCAGCCCGGACGGCACCGCCGCCCGGAACCGCTGGTGGCTCCCGAGGGCGCGCCCGCGCTCGTCCTCGCGGTGCCCGGTGCGCCCAGCACTGCCACCCGCGGCCTCGCCGAGGAGGTCGTGAGCATCGCGCGCTCCGAGCTTCCCGGCCTGGACGCCCGGATCGGGTACCTGGACGGGGACGACGCCGAGTTCCCCACGCTCCGGTCCGTGCTGGCACGCGCCGCCGAGGAGCGCACCGCTCGCTATGAGCAGGCCGTCGCCGCCGGTGTCGAAGGGATCAAGGAGCCCGACGGCCCGGTCGCCGTCGTCGTGCCGCTGCTGGCCGGTCCGGACAGCGCTCTGCTGCGCCAGATCCGTCAGTCCGTGATGGACAGCCGGGTCGCGGCCGAACTGACCGATGCCCTCGGTCCGCACCCGCTGCTCGCCGAGGCGCTGCACGTGCGGCTGTCCGAGGCGGGGCTGGCCCGCGCCGACCGCGCCCGGCTGTTCACCGTGGCCACCGCCGCGGACGGCATCATCCTGGCCTCCGTGGGCGGCGACGAGGCCGTGCAGGCGGCCGGGATCACCGGCATGCTGCTCGCCGCGCGCCTGGCCGTGCCGGTGATGGCGGCGGCCCTGGACCAGGAGGGTGCGATCTCCTCCGTCGCCGAGCAGCTGCGCTCCTCGGGCTCGCAGCAACTGGCCCTGGCGCCGTATCTGGTCGGCCCGGAGATCGACCCGGGGCTGCTGGCGGCGGCTGCCGAAGAGGCGGGCTGCGCCACGGCCGAGCCGCTCGGCGCGTACCCGGCGATCGGCAAGCTCGCCCTTGCCAAGTACACGACGGCACTGGGCATCGCCCCGCAGCAGCCGCAGGGTACGCCGGTCCGCTGACCCGCGCCGGAACCCGACGGTTCCCGTACCACCCAGGGCCCGCTCCCCACCCCGGAGCGGGCCTTTCGTCGTGCTCCGCCGCGTCTGCGGGCCTTCCTGCCGGCGTCTGCCGGGGGTTCAGCCGAAGACCACGCAGGAGGCCGCCGGGACCGGCACCGAGCCGTCGTAGCGGGGCAGTCCCGTCGCCTCGTCCACGGTGAACCAGGTCACGTCGCCGGAGCGCTCGTTGGCGACGTAGAGGAAGCCGGCATGCTCGGCGAGCGCGCGCGGCCAGTTCCCGCCGCAGGTCACCGCGCCGAGAAGGCGCAGCCCGTCGCCCGTGACGGCGAGGACCGACAGGACGTCCTCGCCACGGGTGGCGGTCCACACGAAGCGGCCGTCGGGCGAGACCACGATCCCCGACGGATAGGCGTCGCCGGCCGGGGCGCCGGGCAGCACGGGGACCTCGGTCAGCGGCTTCAGCGAGCCGCTGCCGGCGTCCCAGCGGCAGACGGTCACCGTCGGGGTGAGTTCGTTGACGACGTAGGCGTGCTCGCCGTCGGGGTGGAAGGCCAGGTGGCGGGGGCCGGAGCCGGGCCGCAGGGCGATCTCGCGGTGCAGGACGGGGGCGCCGTCGGCGAGGGCGCACACCCGTACCGAGTCGGTGCCGAGGTCGACGCTGACGGCCCACCGGCCGCTCGGGTCGGGCTGCACCTGATGGGCGTGCGGGCCGCGCTGGCGCCGGTCGTGCGGGCCGGAGCCGGTGTGCTGGAGCAGTCCGGAGGGTTTGGCGGCGAGTGCTCCGTCCGGACGCACGGGTACGGCGGTGACGCTGCCGGAGCCATAGTTGGCGGTCAGCACGTGTCCGTCGTACAGGGCGAGGTGGGTGGGGCCGCTGCCGTCCACCGGCACGGGCGGCCCGGCGAGTTCCGGCCGCCCGCCGCCGACCCGGAAGGCGGCGACGGCGCCCTCGGCCGTCTCGCTGACCGCGTAGAGCGTGTCCTGCTCGGGCGACAGGACCAGGTAGGACGGGTCGGGCAGGGAGTTCACGGCGGGGCCGAGCGTGAGGGCGCCACCGCCCGGCGCGACCTGCGCGGTCACCAGTCCGGGTCCGCCCGCCGCCGTGAACGACCCGATGAACGCCCTGCGCCCGCCGGAGTTGCCGTCCTGTGCCACCGCTGTCCCCTCTCGGTCGAGCCAGTCCGGGGCCGACGGTAGCAGTCGATCATGCCGGTCTAGACCAAGGGGCGCGGCGATGCGCTGCTTCTCGTCGGCTCAGGCACCGACCAGCCGTGAGCCCGACGGTGCCCGCAGCGGCTCGGCGAGGTCGGCGAGGGCGCGCTCCAGGCCGTGCAGATGGGCCAGGGCGGGCTCGGCCGGCGGCTCGGCCGGGCCGCGGACCGGCTCCGGGCGGCCGGCGGTGAGCGCCTCGACGGCGGCCTCCACACGCCAGCAGGCCGCGGCCAGCCGGGCGTCGTGCGAGGCCTCGGGGTCGGCCGCGACCGCCACCAGGCCGCGCACCTCGCGGGCACAGTCGTCGAGCAGCGCGAGCACCCGGCGGGCGCGCCGTTTGCGGGCCGGCATCGGGTTCAGCGGGTGCACCAGCGGGGCGACGGCGAGCCGGACCCGGCCGAGCAGCTGCTCCAGTTCGGCCACGCGCGGGGCCGGATCGGCCGTCGCGGAACCCGCGAGCCGGTCCGCGGCCTCGGCCGTGCAGGCGTGGACGCAGCGCAGGGCGCGCTGGATCCAGGCGTCGGTGACGGCGTGGGTGGTGACCGGCAGCACGAACAGCACGGCGAGCGCGGCGCCGAGCGCGCCCACGCCGGTCTCGGCCAGCCGCAGGGCGAGCAGGCCGGGGCTGAGGACGCCGAGGAGGCCGTAGAGGGATTCGGCGAGCACGGTCACCCAGAGCATCATCCAGGTGTAGGAGACGGCGGCCGTGTAGAAGATGCCGAAGACGGCGACCGCGACCAGGACGGCCGTCGGGACGGGCGCGCCGTGCGCAGGGACGGTGACGAGGAAGCCCAGACCGATGCCGAGCAGCGTGCCGAGGACCCGGCGGAAGCCGCGCACCAGCGTCTCGCCGCGCGATGCGGTGTTGACGAAGACCCACCAGGTGGCGCCGACTGCCCAGTACCAGCGCTGTCCGGACACCAGCTGGCCCACGGCCAGCGCGAAGCCCGCGCCCGCGGTCGCCTGCACGGCCTGCCGCGTGGTCACCCGGGCCAGGATGCGGTCGGCGGGCGACGGGCGTCCCCCTGCGCGAGCGGAGCCGGGAGTGGGGGAGGCTGCGGCGGCCGGGGGCAGCCGGCCCTCGTAGCACCAGGCGCCGAAGCGCACCAGTGCCGCGCTGAGCACGGACAGCAGGACAGCGGCGTACAGCTCGGGCAGCTGCGCCGGGGTGGCGTGCACGAACTGGGCCACGAAGAAGGTCATGAAGGCGAACACGCCGAGGCTGTGCCCGCGCGGCCCCCAGCGGCGCGCGTACACCCCGGCGCCGACGACGGCCAGGAAGGCCAGGTCGCGCGCGACGGGGTAGGCGTGCAGCTCGGCCGCGACGGCGAGGACCGGCACGCCCACGGCGGGCAGCAGCGCGGTGGTGACCGCCTGCCCGCGCACGGTCGCGTCGGCGACGGTGAAGAGGGCGAGCAGCGCGGCGAGTCCGCCGGTGACCGCGCCCACGACGGACTGTCCGGCGAGGAAACAGACGACGACCGCCAGCCCGATGCCGAGGACGGCCCGCGCGGCGAAGCGCAACCGCGCCCGTCCCGGGTCCGGCGCCACGAACATCCTCTTCAGCACTGCTGCCCTCCCCTGAACACCGGCACAGAAAAGGCGCCGCGGGTCTCCGCAGCGCCATCGACATGCCCATGAGAGCATCACGGAGGTCACTGGCTCAAGTGATGTCGAAATCACTGGGCCATTGGCGCAGCAGCCTCTCTGCCGACTGACCCACCGGAATACCAACGGACCAGGTCGGACGGTACAGCGCGCCTGCTGGCGCCTGTGCCATTGGTACAGTCGTCCTTCATGGCCGTGGACGAACTCGACACCCGCATCCTGCGACTGCTTCTGGAGCAGCCGCGTACCAGCGTGCGCGAGTACGCCCGGGTCCTCGGTGTGGCCCGCGGCACGCTCCAGGCCCGGCTGGACCGCATGGAACGCGACGGTGTGATCACCGGCACGAGCCCTTCGCTCTCCCCCGCCGCCCTGGGCCATCCGGTGCTGGCGTTCGTGCACATCGAGGTCACCCAGGGCCATCTGGACGACGTGGGGGACGCACTGGCCGCCGTACCGGAGATCGTGGAGGCGTTCTCCATCACCGGTGGCGGGGATCTGCTCGCGCGGGTGGTGGGCCGGGACAACGCCCATCTCGAGGACGTGATCCAGAAGCTGATCAGCCTCCCGGGCGTGGTGCGTACCCGCACCGAGGTGGCGCTGCGCGAGCGTGTCCCGTACCGGCTGCTGCCGCTGGTGGAGTCGGTGGGCCGGGCGACCCGCGCCTGACCCTTGGCATGCTGGACCGCATGAGCGACCTCGGCGCCCTCTCGGTCATCTTCGATCTCGACGGAACGCTCGTGGACAGCGAGCCGAACTACTACGAGGCGAGCCGGCGGACCCTGGCCGAGCACGGCGTCCCGGACTACTCCTGGGCGGACCACCGCAGCTACGTCGGCGTCAGCACTCTGGAGACGGCGGCCCTGTGGCGCGAACGCTACGGCCTGAACGTTCCGGCACGGACACTGCTCGCCGAGATGAACCCGCGCTATCTGGACCTCGCCCGCAAACGGACGGTCGTCTACCCGCAGATGCGCAAGTTCGTGGAGTTGCTGGCCGCGGAGGGGGTGCCGATGGCGGTCGCGTCGGGGTCGTCCCCGGAGGTGGTCGAGGCGATCCTCGCGGCTACGGGTCTGGGCCCGTATCTGCGCGCCGCGGTGTCCTCCGAGGAGGTGCCGCACGGCAAGCCCGCTCCCGGCGTCTTCCTGGAGGCTGCCCGGCGGCTCGGCGCGGCCCCCGCCGACTGCGTGGTCCTGGAGGACGCGGCACCGGGCGCCGCCGCCGCCCGTGCGGCCGGGATGCGGTGCATCGCGATCCCGTACGTGGCGGCCCAGGCCGACGCGCCCGGCTTCGCCACGGCGGACCTGCTGCTGCGGGGCGGGCAGCGGGAGTTCACGGCGCAGGGGACGTACGCCTGGCTCCGGGACACGGCCGCCCGCTCGCACTGAGCACCCCCGTACGGGCCAGTCCGGAAGGCGCTTGCGGTACGGCCGTTCGCGCCGCTCCCCCCGGAGCGCGCCCGCGCTTGTGCCGTTCACGGGGCAGTCCCCGTGGTGCGTGCGGGGCTGCGACTGCATAGCGTGATCGCATGACCACAGACCAGGCCGGACCGGTCGTCGGCGACCGGCGGTGGAAGGCGCTCGCCGTCTGTCTGACCGCGGCCTTCATGACGCTGCTGGACACGTCCATCGTGAATGTGGCCCTGCCGTCGGTGGAGCGCGGGCTGCACGCCGACGAGGCCGACCTGTCGTGGGTGATGTCCGGCTACGCGCTCACCTTCGGCCTGTCCCTCGTACCGGCCGGGCGGCTCGGGGACATGCGCGGGCGGCGCCGGACCTTCCTCACCGGACTCGCCCTGTTCACGCTGGCGTCGGCCGCCTGCGGGCTGTCCTCCGGCGCCGCCTGGCTGGTGCTGTTCCGGCTGGTCCAGGGGGCGTCGGCGGGCCTGATCGCGCCGCAGACCTCGGCGCTGATCCAGCAGATGTTCCAGGGCCCGGAGCGGGCTCGTGCGTTCGGCATGATGGGCAGCACCATCGGGATCTCCACGGCGGTCGGTCCGCTCGCGGGCGGCCTGCTGATCCAGTTGGCCGGCGGCCCCGAGGGCTGGCGCTGGGTCTTCTACGTCAACCTGCCCATCGGGGTGGCCGTCTTCTGCGCGGCACTGCGGCTGCTCCCCCGCTCCCCCGGCTCACCGGGCAGGCGCGAGTGCTTCGACCTGCCGGGCGTCCTGCTGCTCGGCTCGGGAGTGCTCGCGCTCATGCTGCCGCTGGTACAGAACCAGCAGTGGCACGGGCGGCTGAAGTGGGCGCTGCTCCCGGCAGGCGCCATTCTGCTGGCCGCGTTCTGGGCGTGGGAACGCCACCAGGAGCGGCGCGGCCGGGCCCCACTGGTCGACCTGGGGCTCTTCGGGCTGCGCTCCTTCACGCTCGGCGCGCTGCTGAGCCTCGTGTACTTCGCCGGCTTCACGACGCTGTTCTTCGTCTACACGCTGTTCCTCCAGAACAGCATGGGGTACAGCGCGCTCGAGGCGGGCCTGTCGTCCATGCCGTTCGCGCTGGGGGCGGCGCTGGGTGCCGCCGCCGGTGGCCGGCTGGTGCTGCGGTTCGGGCGCCGGACGGTCCTTGCCGGACTGAGTACGGTGGCGGTCGGGATGCTCGGTGTCGTCACGGCCGTGCAGTTCGTGCCGGGGCGGGCCGTGGCCTGGGGAGTCGGGGTGCCGCTGCTCGTCGCCGGATTCGGCTCGGGCCTGACCATCTCCCCGAACACCACGCTCACCCTGTCCCGCGTCCCGGTGGGGCGGGGAGGGGCGGCGGGCGGGGTGCTGCAGACCGGTCAGCGCATCGGCTCGGCGGCCGGTGTCGCGGTCGTCGGCTCGGTGTACTTCGCGCACCTGGCCCACCGCGGCAGCCCCTCCACCGCACTCCAGCTCGGCCTGCTCACCTCCGTGGGGATCATCCTGCTGGCCCTGCTGCTGGCCTACGCCGACCTGCGGGAACGGCGTGTGCGTCCGGAGGCCGGGAGGAGTCCGGAAGCGGCTCGGCAGGGGTCGTAGAACGCGGCAGGGATCGGCGGAGACGGGCGCCGGCCGACGGGCGGTACAGCTGACGAGCCCTGTCTCGGCCGCCGCCCCCGGCCTCAGGACCTGCGGCGCGGCTTGCCCCGCTTGGGCGTGGGCTTGCTCCCTGCCGTGCGGGCGCGCGGGGTACGGCCCGCCGACTTCGCCGGCGGCTTCTGACGGCTGCCCGTGTCCTCGGAGCGCTTGCGCTTCTGGTCGGCCGCAGAGGTGGCCGCGGGCCTGGTACGGCCACGGGTGCTGTTCGCGGTGCGGCCGCGGACGATGCCGATGAAGTCCTCCACCAGGTCGGTGGTGGCCTCCTCCGGCCAGGACAGGGCGATGCTCGACTGGGGGGCGTCGGTGACCGTTCGGTAGGTGAGGTCCTTGCGGTGGTACAGCCGGGCCAGGGACTGCGGGACGATCAGCACGCCGACGTTCGCGGCGACCAGCTCGATCGCGTCCGGTGTCGTCGCGGGCCGCTCGAAGGCGGGCTCGCCGGGCGGGCCGTCCCAGTCGAAGACGTCGTCCAGCGGGTGAAAGACCACCTCGTCGGCGAGGTCGGCGAGGGTGACCTCCTCCACGGCGGTGATCAGGTGGTCCTTGGGTACGACGACCACCGTGGTCTCGGTGTAGAGGGGGAT
This region includes:
- a CDS encoding Lrp/AsnC family transcriptional regulator, which codes for MAVDELDTRILRLLLEQPRTSVREYARVLGVARGTLQARLDRMERDGVITGTSPSLSPAALGHPVLAFVHIEVTQGHLDDVGDALAAVPEIVEAFSITGGGDLLARVVGRDNAHLEDVIQKLISLPGVVRTRTEVALRERVPYRLLPLVESVGRATRA
- a CDS encoding MFS transporter, which codes for MTTDQAGPVVGDRRWKALAVCLTAAFMTLLDTSIVNVALPSVERGLHADEADLSWVMSGYALTFGLSLVPAGRLGDMRGRRRTFLTGLALFTLASAACGLSSGAAWLVLFRLVQGASAGLIAPQTSALIQQMFQGPERARAFGMMGSTIGISTAVGPLAGGLLIQLAGGPEGWRWVFYVNLPIGVAVFCAALRLLPRSPGSPGRRECFDLPGVLLLGSGVLALMLPLVQNQQWHGRLKWALLPAGAILLAAFWAWERHQERRGRAPLVDLGLFGLRSFTLGALLSLVYFAGFTTLFFVYTLFLQNSMGYSALEAGLSSMPFALGAALGAAAGGRLVLRFGRRTVLAGLSTVAVGMLGVVTAVQFVPGRAVAWGVGVPLLVAGFGSGLTISPNTTLTLSRVPVGRGGAAGGVLQTGQRIGSAAGVAVVGSVYFAHLAHRGSPSTALQLGLLTSVGIILLALLLAYADLRERRVRPEAGRSPEAARQGS
- a CDS encoding FUSC family protein, which codes for MLKRMFVAPDPGRARLRFAARAVLGIGLAVVVCFLAGQSVVGAVTGGLAALLALFTVADATVRGQAVTTALLPAVGVPVLAVAAELHAYPVARDLAFLAVVGAGVYARRWGPRGHSLGVFAFMTFFVAQFVHATPAQLPELYAAVLLSVLSAALVRFGAWCYEGRLPPAAAASPTPGSARAGGRPSPADRILARVTTRQAVQATAGAGFALAVGQLVSGQRWYWAVGATWWVFVNTASRGETLVRGFRRVLGTLLGIGLGFLVTVPAHGAPVPTAVLVAVAVFGIFYTAAVSYTWMMLWVTVLAESLYGLLGVLSPGLLALRLAETGVGALGAALAVLFVLPVTTHAVTDAWIQRALRCVHACTAEAADRLAGSATADPAPRVAELEQLLGRVRLAVAPLVHPLNPMPARKRRARRVLALLDDCAREVRGLVAVAADPEASHDARLAAACWRVEAAVEALTAGRPEPVRGPAEPPAEPALAHLHGLERALADLAEPLRAPSGSRLVGA
- a CDS encoding sirohydrochlorin chelatase, which translates into the protein MSSPTGPASGLPVRMPRPRQPGRHRRPEPLVAPEGAPALVLAVPGAPSTATRGLAEEVVSIARSELPGLDARIGYLDGDDAEFPTLRSVLARAAEERTARYEQAVAAGVEGIKEPDGPVAVVVPLLAGPDSALLRQIRQSVMDSRVAAELTDALGPHPLLAEALHVRLSEAGLARADRARLFTVATAADGIILASVGGDEAVQAAGITGMLLAARLAVPVMAAALDQEGAISSVAEQLRSSGSQQLALAPYLVGPEIDPGLLAAAAEEAGCATAEPLGAYPAIGKLALAKYTTALGIAPQQPQGTPVR
- a CDS encoding lactonase family protein → MAQDGNSGGRRAFIGSFTAAGGPGLVTAQVAPGGGALTLGPAVNSLPDPSYLVLSPEQDTLYAVSETAEGAVAAFRVGGGRPELAGPPVPVDGSGPTHLALYDGHVLTANYGSGSVTAVPVRPDGALAAKPSGLLQHTGSGPHDRRQRGPHAHQVQPDPSGRWAVSVDLGTDSVRVCALADGAPVLHREIALRPGSGPRHLAFHPDGEHAYVVNELTPTVTVCRWDAGSGSLKPLTEVPVLPGAPAGDAYPSGIVVSPDGRFVWTATRGEDVLSVLAVTGDGLRLLGAVTCGGNWPRALAEHAGFLYVANERSGDVTWFTVDEATGLPRYDGSVPVPAASCVVFG
- a CDS encoding HAD family hydrolase, with protein sequence MSDLGALSVIFDLDGTLVDSEPNYYEASRRTLAEHGVPDYSWADHRSYVGVSTLETAALWRERYGLNVPARTLLAEMNPRYLDLARKRTVVYPQMRKFVELLAAEGVPMAVASGSSPEVVEAILAATGLGPYLRAAVSSEEVPHGKPAPGVFLEAARRLGAAPADCVVLEDAAPGAAAARAAGMRCIAIPYVAAQADAPGFATADLLLRGGQREFTAQGTYAWLRDTAARSH
- a CDS encoding LysR family substrate-binding domain-containing protein, which produces MTGSEESPSFRLAYVPGVTPAKWVKTWNERLPDIPLALVQLTAAQAPEALRAGEADAGLVRLPVDRSFFSAIPLYTETTVVVVPKDHLITAVEEVTLADLADEVVFHPLDDVFDWDGPPGEPAFERPATTPDAIELVAANVGVLIVPQSLARLYHRKDLTYRTVTDAPQSSIALSWPEEATTDLVEDFIGIVRGRTANSTRGRTRPAATSAADQKRKRSEDTGSRQKPPAKSAGRTPRARTAGSKPTPKRGKPRRRS